TGGCCCGGCGGCTGAACCGCGCGTTCGGGCCGATCCTGGCGGGGATCGTCATCGACCTCGTGGACCTGGCCACGTTCGGGCCGATCGGGCTGGTCCTCGGGATCCCGCTCGGCGGCGCGGCGGGGTACTGGATGGGCACGGCGCTCGGACTGGAGCGGAAGCACGCCTGGCTCTGCGCGCTGGCCGCGGGGATCTATTGCACGATCCCCTTCACGGAGGTCCTCCCCCTCGCCACGCTCGTCGGCGCCTTCGTGCGGTTCCGGGAAGGCGGGAAAGAAGCGACGGGGGACTAACCTGTCCCTACCCCGCGGCGGGGCCCGCGGCCGCGGCCTTGTGACGCCGGATCAGCATGAGATTCCGGACATAGACGAACACCCCGACCAGTTGGCCGAGGATAATCACCTGATCCTTCCGCCACAGCGCGTAGAACAACAGCAGCGCCCCGCCGCCGATGGA
This is a stretch of genomic DNA from Kiritimatiellia bacterium. It encodes these proteins:
- a CDS encoding lipid-A-disaccharide synthase N-terminal domain-containing protein, with amino-acid sequence MKSFIAELSHPMVILGYLGQALFFSRFLVQWIASERKGQSTVPVVFWYLSIGGGALLLFYALWRKDQVIILGQLVGVFVYVRNLMLIRRHKAAAAGPAAG